Proteins encoded within one genomic window of Spirulina major PCC 6313:
- a CDS encoding CP12 domain-containing protein gives MKASEIMTSDVITIRGSATVADAVKLMRDKKLRALIVDRRTDEDAYGIVTETDVVYKVTAYGKDPKNVRVFEIMNKPCIVLNPDLGVEYVARLFANTGIRRAPVIKDKLLGIVSITDILQKSDFIEKPKELTLEAEIISARDKARAICAEKGPTSPECAAAWDIVEELQAEASHQRAQKPEKTYFEEYCDEYPDAFEARMYDT, from the coding sequence ATGAAAGCTTCTGAAATCATGACATCCGATGTCATCACGATTCGAGGCTCTGCAACAGTCGCTGACGCAGTGAAATTAATGCGGGACAAGAAGTTGCGGGCCTTGATTGTCGATCGCCGCACCGACGAAGATGCCTACGGCATTGTCACAGAAACCGATGTGGTGTACAAAGTGACTGCCTACGGGAAAGATCCGAAAAATGTGCGGGTGTTCGAGATCATGAATAAGCCCTGCATTGTGCTGAATCCGGATCTAGGTGTGGAATATGTGGCGCGTCTGTTCGCCAATACCGGCATCCGTCGTGCCCCGGTGATCAAGGACAAGCTACTAGGCATCGTCTCGATCACCGATATTCTGCAAAAGAGTGATTTTATTGAAAAACCGAAGGAGTTGACCTTAGAGGCGGAAATTATTAGTGCGAGGGATAAGGCACGGGCGATTTGTGCAGAAAAAGGCCCTACTTCACCCGAATGCGCGGCAGCTTGGGACATCGTAGAAGAATTACAAGCGGAAGCCTCTCACCAACGTGCCCAAAAACCCGAAAAAACGTATTTTGAGGAATACTGTGATGAGTATCCCGATGCGTTTGAAGCACGGATGTACGATACCTAG
- a CDS encoding (2Fe-2S) ferredoxin domain-containing protein has protein sequence MSYAKAKPTPIRCTGQLQSLFYQDGAKLKALRVGVDDRDYWFKVPKTLRHRLDPTIQPGHWVTIHGQRRRSRKTGILTFKADHIILSPWAVQSELVTAPLTPPQPKAEAAKILICQKSSCRKRGADKVCAQLAAELSDRNLNDTVTIKSTGCLNQCKQGPHVILLPERAKYSRVRPNDIPTLVEQHLIIDPPA, from the coding sequence ATGAGTTACGCTAAAGCAAAACCCACTCCAATTCGTTGCACTGGTCAATTACAGAGCTTGTTTTATCAGGATGGAGCGAAGTTGAAAGCCCTGCGGGTGGGGGTTGACGATCGCGACTATTGGTTTAAAGTCCCGAAAACCCTGCGCCATCGGCTTGATCCGACGATTCAACCGGGTCATTGGGTGACAATTCATGGCCAGCGGCGGCGATCGCGCAAAACCGGCATCCTCACCTTCAAAGCGGATCACATTATCCTCAGTCCTTGGGCGGTGCAATCGGAACTGGTGACCGCTCCCCTGACTCCGCCCCAACCCAAGGCCGAAGCCGCCAAAATTCTCATTTGTCAAAAATCCAGTTGTCGTAAACGTGGGGCCGATAAAGTCTGCGCCCAGTTAGCGGCGGAATTGAGCGATCGCAACCTCAACGACACCGTCACGATCAAAAGCACCGGCTGCCTCAACCAATGTAAACAAGGTCCCCATGTCATCCTGTTGCCGGAACGGGCCAAATATAGCCGCGTGCGCCCGAATGATATTCCCACCCTCGTGGAGCAACATCTGATCATTGACCCTCCAGCGTGA